Below is a genomic region from Triticum dicoccoides isolate Atlit2015 ecotype Zavitan chromosome 5A, WEW_v2.0, whole genome shotgun sequence.
TCCAGATATCCAGGATCTCAGAACTGATAGCACACTTTCAGTAGCAGAAATTACTACAAACATTAACATACATGGTTCCATTAACAAAAAtatactccctcagttcctaaatacTCCATCAatctaagtctttgtagagattccactataaactacatacggatgtatatagatgcattttagagtgtacattcactcattttgctctgtatgtagtctatagtgaaatctctacaaagacttatagtatttaggaacagagggagtataatcttAACGATCTGACGTCAGCTCAGAGGTTTCTTTTTTTAATGAACGCGCTGTGACACGTTCAATTCCTGTGTACGAATCTCAAAGCAAGACACGTGGCAATCACTTTTCGCTCCCACGCACCCCTCTGAGCGAACTACAGCCTGACGGCACTAAACGGTTCGCTCAGGATGGCAAATTCTTTTTTTTAGAGCATGGGAATTTTCACCATTTCCGTTTGATGTAGCATGGCAATATTCGTCTGCCAGCATGGCAAATCTTGAACTAAGTTGGGAATTTTCGTTGCATAATGGCAAATCCCTAAAACCGCATGGCAATTACTCTGCTGCAGCATGGCAAATTAATCTTTCTGTTAGCATTGCAATTTTTTTCTTTACAACATGGCAAATCTTTATACAATAGCATGGCAAATATATATGTTTTACCGGCAATCCTCTTTCGCTGGGAGTGATTTTTTTTAGGAAACACATTCAGGTTGCAGCATTCGTTCGGATGACCTAACGATAGTTCACTAGGGGGACCTCCTCAATGAGGGACCGTCAGCAGGTCAAAAACATATATACATGGTTCACATGACAACTTACTACATCAGTAGATGAGATGACACCACCTTCCGGATCGAGAAAGAACAGCTGAAGATTTATTTCCTCACCTCTTTGCGCGTTTGGGGTCAAGGAGAGCTAGCTCGGCGATCCTCTCGGCCGGCATGGCTTTCTTGGCATAGTCCAGCCCGCCCGACAGCGCCGACTCGCCTTCGAACGGCGAGTTCACCCCATCCATGGACCCGCTCCTCTTATGGCCACCACCAcccccgcctcctcccccctgcaaGGCGAGGCCCTCGAAGAAGGCGGCGTCAAGGGAGAGGCTCCTGTTGTGGGTCCCGCCCGGTGGACGGGGAGCCGGTGTCTGGGACGAGCTGGCCGCCATCGGCGGGGGAGGAGGCGGGGTCGGGTCGGAGACCGCCGGGGAGTCGTCGGAGAGGGATGGGAAGTCGAGGTCGGAGAAGGAGAAGTCTCCATCGGGGTCGAGGAAGAGGTCGATGTCGGGGAAGCGCAGAAACGTCTCCGAATGGGCCCGCCGGTGGTGCCCTCGCACACCAGTGCCGCCGGGGGACGGCACCGGAGTTGGCAGCTGGAAGCGTGGGTCCATGGCGGCCAACGGGAGGTctacgccggcggcggcggcagcacgtGGAGTAGAGCTGGGAGGCGTTGcgctgtgtgtgtgtatgtttgagctcGGGGGATCGAGTTGGTGGGATACGTGTGAGGAGAAAAT
It encodes:
- the LOC119302375 gene encoding transcription factor VIP1-like, giving the protein MDPRFQLPTPVPSPGGTGVRGHHRRAHSETFLRFPDIDLFLDPDGDFSFSDLDFPSLSDDSPAVSDPTPPPPPPMAASSSQTPAPRPPGGTHNRSLSLDAAFFEGLALQGGGGGGGGGHKRSGSMDGVNSPFEGESALSGGLDYAKKAMPAERIAELALLDPKRAKRILANRQSAARSKERKIKYTGELERKVQTLQTEATTLSAQLTLLQRDTSGLTTENRELKLRLQSMEEQAKLRDALNDALREEVQRLKIAAGQAPNMNGSQFNGGFQQIPSYFSQQHQRQRQQQQQQQMAYIGGHQAQRHHPNHHQSPSNGGQSLSGLSLDDSMDFI